GGGTACCTTCTCCTTCTTCCTCCTCGCCTTCCTTCTAACCCTGACCGGCCAGGGCCTGGTGGTGGCGGGCCTATGGCGGTTCCTGGAAGCGGGAGCCTCGGGGCTACAAACTTCGGTCCTCACCCTGGTTCAAGCCTTAGCGAGCATCCTGACCCCCTTTCTCCTCCAATCCTGGCTTGAGACCAGGCCCCAAATGGTGCTCCGCCTCCTCGCCTTTGGCCTTGGGGTAGCGGCCCTCCTCGCCCTGGGAAGCCCTGGCCTTAGCACCTTTCTTCTCCTTTACGCCGCCTTGCTCGCCCTCTTCCTCTTCCTTACGGCTGCTCTGGCCATCTACGGCGTTTTACTGGGAAGCGCCCTGCCCCGCCTCTTCCCTAAGGAGGCCCTGTCCCAGGCCAACGCCCGCTGGGAAATGGCCAATACCTTGGGCCTGGTCCTGGCCCCCCTCATAGGGGGCTTTGCCGTGGACCGCCTGGGGCCCTACGCCCTTCCCCTCTTCGCCCTTCCTCTGGGGGTGGCCCTGGTCCTCCTCCTGGGCCTGAAGGCCCCTCCTCCCCTAGGCCCTTCCGAAGGGAGGCGGAAGGCCTTTGGGGGTGTACCCTTGGGTGTTCTCCTCCCCGTTGCTCTACCTGCCCTTCTCCCTGCCCTGGCCCTCACGGGGGGCGGGGTCCTCACCGCTCTTCTCTTCCACGACCTCAAGCGGCCCGAGGGGCTAGGTATCGCCTGGGCGGGCTTTAGCCTGGGGGGCTTCCTTGTGGCCCAGGCCCTTACCCGCGTCTCCCTCCCCCCGGTCCTTGGCCTCCTCGGGGGGCTTGGCCTCCTGGGCCTGGGCAACCTGGGGAACGGCCTCCTCCCTTACCCCCACCTCCTCCTCGGGTCTTTGGTCTCGGGGGCGGGGGTTTCCGTGGCCCGGATCGCCTTCCGGACCTTCCTCCAGCGGCTTGCCCCCCCGGAGACCCTGGTGGGCCTCTTTGCCTACGTCAACGTCCTCACCCAGACGGCCCGGGTCCTGGGCTCCCCCTTGGGCGGGGGGCTTGGGGACCTCCTGGGGCCCAGGGGGGCCTTCGTGGCCTTTGGGAGCGTTTTCCTCCTGGCCTCCCTTCTCTTTCCCCCTCTCCTCCGCCTCTCCCAAAGGGTTCTCTCCCCATCGCGGTGACGCCGAGGGGCGTGGGTGAGGCCCTCCTGGGCTCCACGGGCGGTATTCCCCTGCTGCTACTCTGGGGCTAACCCGTAAGGGGGTGAATGGCGATGCTCAAGGAGGTGCAAGAGGTCAGGGTCGGCGGCCGGACGCGGCGGGTGTACGTGCGCCCCTTTGCCATGCCTGCTCCATTACAGGTGGGGTCATCTGGATGGTGGAAGGGTTCGCTCTAGAGGCTTGAACCCGGTCTGGAAACTGGCCTTTCTTTCCGAGGCCCTGGGCGACCTGGGGGCCGCCCTGGGCTTCAGCGCCTTGAGCCTGGAGGTGGCCCGCACGGGGGAGGCCTTCTGGGTAGGCCTCTTCGCTGCCCTCGGGTACTTCACCCTAGGCCCTTTGCTCCTCCTGAGCCCCCGGCTGGACCGGGGAGACCCGGTGAGGGCCCTCCTCCTCCTGGCCCTTCCGTTCCCTCC
The window above is part of the Thermus islandicus DSM 21543 genome. Proteins encoded here:
- a CDS encoding MFS transporter, yielding MAKDLTPPSGTFSFFLLAFLLTLTGQGLVVAGLWRFLEAGASGLQTSVLTLVQALASILTPFLLQSWLETRPQMVLRLLAFGLGVAALLALGSPGLSTFLLLYAALLALFLFLTAALAIYGVLLGSALPRLFPKEALSQANARWEMANTLGLVLAPLIGGFAVDRLGPYALPLFALPLGVALVLLLGLKAPPPLGPSEGRRKAFGGVPLGVLLPVALPALLPALALTGGGVLTALLFHDLKRPEGLGIAWAGFSLGGFLVAQALTRVSLPPVLGLLGGLGLLGLGNLGNGLLPYPHLLLGSLVSGAGVSVARIAFRTFLQRLAPPETLVGLFAYVNVLTQTARVLGSPLGGGLGDLLGPRGAFVAFGSVFLLASLLFPPLLRLSQRVLSPSR